The following are encoded in a window of Panicum virgatum strain AP13 chromosome 5N, P.virgatum_v5, whole genome shotgun sequence genomic DNA:
- the LOC120672180 gene encoding rhodanese-like domain-containing protein 8, chloroplastic isoform X5: MRSKMDNSLGGSHLSGLFNRYLLTECGQKGIRVKKSSRRGIQVRLNFLGGRDIHGRIYLNEQGINAQYSGPHKDAAAYADWVKKDHRFCDMLVQTSPALAGHAFPRLKLRYKPSLVQLEGGSLHLPLLDPSMRAMPLTPSKWKERLEARACLDVSSSEMSGRKLLLLDVRNDYEWDVGHFEGVQRPNVDCFRSTSFGLSGEVSDPLNGVDKEKTDILMYCTGGIRCDVYSTILRCWWWLCRKKGFQNLYTLEGGVSNYLKAEGPAGWVGNLFVFDGRLSLPPATFRRPAACWPSSPSEEEKERRWVGRCYACGSEVVELRHRNCANIDCNRLYMSCGWCAEELAGCCCSDCKAAPRLRPLLPGHQRYLKWHVYRDGLLTPAATDADC; encoded by the exons ATGAGGAGCAAGATGGACAATTCACTAGGTGGGTCCCACCTATCAGGGCTCTTCAACCGTTATCTTCTAACAGAATGTGGACAGAAGGGCATACGGGTAAAGAAAAGTTCGCGCAGGGGCATACAGGTGCGACTGAACTTTTTAGGG GGACGCGATATACATGGTCGCATTTACTTGAATGAGCAGGGAATCAACGCTCAG TACAGTGGTCCACACAAAGATGCAGCGGCATATGCAGACTGGGTTAAAAAAGATCATCGGTTTTGTGATATGCTTGTTCAAACCTCACCAGCTTTAGCTGGGCATGCCTTTCCTCGATTGAAACTCCGGTACAAGCCATCACTTGTTCAG TTAGAAGGAGGGAGTTTGCATCTTCCATTGCTGGACCCTAGCATGCGTGCAATGCCGTTGACGCCGTCAAAGTGGAAGGAAAGACTTGAAGCTAGGGCATGCCTTGATGTGTCCTCAAGTGAAATGTCTGGAAGGAAGCTTCTGCTGCTTGATGTCAGGAATG ACTATGAATGGGACGTTGGGCATTTTGAAGGTGTTCAGCGGCCTAACGTGGATTGCTTCAGAAGCACTTCCTTCGGGCTGTCAGGAGAG GTGTCGGATCCTCTGAATGGCGTAGACAAAGAGAAGACAGATATACTGATGTACTGCACCGGCGGGATAAGGTGTGATGTATATTCAACAATTCTCAG ATGCTGGTGGTGGTTGTGCAGGAAGAAGGGCTTTCAGAATCTGTATACACTGGAGGGGGGAGTGTCCAACTATCTCAAGGCGGAGGGCCCCGCGGGGTGGGTGGGGAATCTGTTCGTCTTCGATGGCCGGCTatcgctgccgccggcgacgttCAGGCGGCCTGCTGCTTGTTGGCCATCATCACCATCagaagaagagaaggagagGAGGTGGGTGGGGCGCTGCTATGCGTGCGGATcggaggtggtggagctgcgCCACCGCAACTGCGCCAACATCGACTGCAACCGCCTTTACAT GTCCTGCGGGTGGTGCGCCGAGGAGCtggccggctgctgctgctccgacTGCAAGGCCGCCCCTCGGCTGCGGCCGCTCCTGCCGGGCCACCAGAGATACTTGAAATGGCATGTCTACCGTGATGGATTGTTGACGCCGGCGGCCACCGACGCCGACTGCTGA
- the LOC120672180 gene encoding rhodanese-like domain-containing protein 8, chloroplastic isoform X6, which yields MASAVHQNCHRLLTLLLRPLPAPAPHPRVSFSPRPAGVRSFFPAPGCRLGTDAVALAEPELVPPEEEDDGTRFVVVTFYKFLPLEDPRAEVASHLHFLQGRDIHGRIYLNEQGINAQLEGGSLHLPLLDPSMRAMPLTPSKWKERLEARACLDVSSSEMSGRKLLLLDVRNDYEWDVGHFEGVQRPNVDCFRSTSFGLSGEVSDPLNGVDKEKTDILMYCTGGIRCDVYSTILRCWWWLCRKKGFQNLYTLEGGVSNYLKAEGPAGWVGNLFVFDGRLSLPPATFRRPAACWPSSPSEEEKERRWVGRCYACGSEVVELRHRNCANIDCNRLYMSCGWCAEELAGCCCSDCKAAPRLRPLLPGHQRYLKWHVYRDGLLTPAATDADC from the exons ATGGCGTCTGCCGTCCACCAAAACTGCCACCGCCTCCTCAcgctcctcctccggcctcTCCCCGCCCCGGCTCCCCACCCCCGCGTTTCCTTCTCGCCGCGCCCTGCCGGTGTCCGTTCCTTTTTTCCCGCTCCCGGTTGCCGCCTCGGTACAGATGCCGTTGCGCTTGCGGAGCCAGAGTTGGTGcccccggaggaggaggacgatggCACCCGGTTTGTCGTGGTGACCTTCTACAAATTCTTGCCCTTGGAGGACCCCCGCGCCGAGGTCGCCAGCCACCTCCATTTCCTCCAG GGACGCGATATACATGGTCGCATTTACTTGAATGAGCAGGGAATCAACGCTCAG TTAGAAGGAGGGAGTTTGCATCTTCCATTGCTGGACCCTAGCATGCGTGCAATGCCGTTGACGCCGTCAAAGTGGAAGGAAAGACTTGAAGCTAGGGCATGCCTTGATGTGTCCTCAAGTGAAATGTCTGGAAGGAAGCTTCTGCTGCTTGATGTCAGGAATG ACTATGAATGGGACGTTGGGCATTTTGAAGGTGTTCAGCGGCCTAACGTGGATTGCTTCAGAAGCACTTCCTTCGGGCTGTCAGGAGAG GTGTCGGATCCTCTGAATGGCGTAGACAAAGAGAAGACAGATATACTGATGTACTGCACCGGCGGGATAAGGTGTGATGTATATTCAACAATTCTCAG ATGCTGGTGGTGGTTGTGCAGGAAGAAGGGCTTTCAGAATCTGTATACACTGGAGGGGGGAGTGTCCAACTATCTCAAGGCGGAGGGCCCCGCGGGGTGGGTGGGGAATCTGTTCGTCTTCGATGGCCGGCTatcgctgccgccggcgacgttCAGGCGGCCTGCTGCTTGTTGGCCATCATCACCATCagaagaagagaaggagagGAGGTGGGTGGGGCGCTGCTATGCGTGCGGATcggaggtggtggagctgcgCCACCGCAACTGCGCCAACATCGACTGCAACCGCCTTTACAT GTCCTGCGGGTGGTGCGCCGAGGAGCtggccggctgctgctgctccgacTGCAAGGCCGCCCCTCGGCTGCGGCCGCTCCTGCCGGGCCACCAGAGATACTTGAAATGGCATGTCTACCGTGATGGATTGTTGACGCCGGCGGCCACCGACGCCGACTGCTGA
- the LOC120672180 gene encoding rhodanese-like domain-containing protein 8, chloroplastic isoform X8 codes for MASAVHQNCHRLLTLLLRPLPAPAPHPRVSFSPRPAGVRSFFPAPGCRLGTDAVALAEPELVPPEEEDDGTRFVVVTFYKFLPLEDPRAEVASHLHFLQLEGGSLHLPLLDPSMRAMPLTPSKWKERLEARACLDVSSSEMSGRKLLLLDVRNDYEWDVGHFEGVQRPNVDCFRSTSFGLSGEVSDPLNGVDKEKTDILMYCTGGIRCDVYSTILRCWWWLCRKKGFQNLYTLEGGVSNYLKAEGPAGWVGNLFVFDGRLSLPPATFRRPAACWPSSPSEEEKERRWVGRCYACGSEVVELRHRNCANIDCNRLYMSCGWCAEELAGCCCSDCKAAPRLRPLLPGHQRYLKWHVYRDGLLTPAATDADC; via the exons ATGGCGTCTGCCGTCCACCAAAACTGCCACCGCCTCCTCAcgctcctcctccggcctcTCCCCGCCCCGGCTCCCCACCCCCGCGTTTCCTTCTCGCCGCGCCCTGCCGGTGTCCGTTCCTTTTTTCCCGCTCCCGGTTGCCGCCTCGGTACAGATGCCGTTGCGCTTGCGGAGCCAGAGTTGGTGcccccggaggaggaggacgatggCACCCGGTTTGTCGTGGTGACCTTCTACAAATTCTTGCCCTTGGAGGACCCCCGCGCCGAGGTCGCCAGCCACCTCCATTTCCTCCAG TTAGAAGGAGGGAGTTTGCATCTTCCATTGCTGGACCCTAGCATGCGTGCAATGCCGTTGACGCCGTCAAAGTGGAAGGAAAGACTTGAAGCTAGGGCATGCCTTGATGTGTCCTCAAGTGAAATGTCTGGAAGGAAGCTTCTGCTGCTTGATGTCAGGAATG ACTATGAATGGGACGTTGGGCATTTTGAAGGTGTTCAGCGGCCTAACGTGGATTGCTTCAGAAGCACTTCCTTCGGGCTGTCAGGAGAG GTGTCGGATCCTCTGAATGGCGTAGACAAAGAGAAGACAGATATACTGATGTACTGCACCGGCGGGATAAGGTGTGATGTATATTCAACAATTCTCAG ATGCTGGTGGTGGTTGTGCAGGAAGAAGGGCTTTCAGAATCTGTATACACTGGAGGGGGGAGTGTCCAACTATCTCAAGGCGGAGGGCCCCGCGGGGTGGGTGGGGAATCTGTTCGTCTTCGATGGCCGGCTatcgctgccgccggcgacgttCAGGCGGCCTGCTGCTTGTTGGCCATCATCACCATCagaagaagagaaggagagGAGGTGGGTGGGGCGCTGCTATGCGTGCGGATcggaggtggtggagctgcgCCACCGCAACTGCGCCAACATCGACTGCAACCGCCTTTACAT GTCCTGCGGGTGGTGCGCCGAGGAGCtggccggctgctgctgctccgacTGCAAGGCCGCCCCTCGGCTGCGGCCGCTCCTGCCGGGCCACCAGAGATACTTGAAATGGCATGTCTACCGTGATGGATTGTTGACGCCGGCGGCCACCGACGCCGACTGCTGA
- the LOC120672180 gene encoding rhodanese-like domain-containing protein 8, chloroplastic isoform X1, translating into MASAVHQNCHRLLTLLLRPLPAPAPHPRVSFSPRPAGVRSFFPAPGCRLGTDAVALAEPELVPPEEEDDGTRFVVVTFYKFLPLEDPRAEVASHLHFLQGRDIHGRIYLNEQGINAQYSGPHKDAAAYADWVKKDHRFCDMLVQTSPALAGHAFPRLKLRYKPSLVQLEGGSLHLPLLDPSMRAMPLTPSKWKERLEARACLDVSSSEMSGRKLLLLDVRNDYEWDVGHFEGVQRPNVDCFRSTSFGLSGEVSDPLNGVDKEKTDILMYCTGGIRCDVYSTILRCWWWLCRKKGFQNLYTLEGGVSNYLKAEGPAGWVGNLFVFDGRLSLPPATFRRPAACWPSSPSEEEKERRWVGRCYACGSEVVELRHRNCANIDCNRLYMSCGWCAEELAGCCCSDCKAAPRLRPLLPGHQRYLKWHVYRDGLLTPAATDADC; encoded by the exons ATGGCGTCTGCCGTCCACCAAAACTGCCACCGCCTCCTCAcgctcctcctccggcctcTCCCCGCCCCGGCTCCCCACCCCCGCGTTTCCTTCTCGCCGCGCCCTGCCGGTGTCCGTTCCTTTTTTCCCGCTCCCGGTTGCCGCCTCGGTACAGATGCCGTTGCGCTTGCGGAGCCAGAGTTGGTGcccccggaggaggaggacgatggCACCCGGTTTGTCGTGGTGACCTTCTACAAATTCTTGCCCTTGGAGGACCCCCGCGCCGAGGTCGCCAGCCACCTCCATTTCCTCCAG GGACGCGATATACATGGTCGCATTTACTTGAATGAGCAGGGAATCAACGCTCAG TACAGTGGTCCACACAAAGATGCAGCGGCATATGCAGACTGGGTTAAAAAAGATCATCGGTTTTGTGATATGCTTGTTCAAACCTCACCAGCTTTAGCTGGGCATGCCTTTCCTCGATTGAAACTCCGGTACAAGCCATCACTTGTTCAG TTAGAAGGAGGGAGTTTGCATCTTCCATTGCTGGACCCTAGCATGCGTGCAATGCCGTTGACGCCGTCAAAGTGGAAGGAAAGACTTGAAGCTAGGGCATGCCTTGATGTGTCCTCAAGTGAAATGTCTGGAAGGAAGCTTCTGCTGCTTGATGTCAGGAATG ACTATGAATGGGACGTTGGGCATTTTGAAGGTGTTCAGCGGCCTAACGTGGATTGCTTCAGAAGCACTTCCTTCGGGCTGTCAGGAGAG GTGTCGGATCCTCTGAATGGCGTAGACAAAGAGAAGACAGATATACTGATGTACTGCACCGGCGGGATAAGGTGTGATGTATATTCAACAATTCTCAG ATGCTGGTGGTGGTTGTGCAGGAAGAAGGGCTTTCAGAATCTGTATACACTGGAGGGGGGAGTGTCCAACTATCTCAAGGCGGAGGGCCCCGCGGGGTGGGTGGGGAATCTGTTCGTCTTCGATGGCCGGCTatcgctgccgccggcgacgttCAGGCGGCCTGCTGCTTGTTGGCCATCATCACCATCagaagaagagaaggagagGAGGTGGGTGGGGCGCTGCTATGCGTGCGGATcggaggtggtggagctgcgCCACCGCAACTGCGCCAACATCGACTGCAACCGCCTTTACAT GTCCTGCGGGTGGTGCGCCGAGGAGCtggccggctgctgctgctccgacTGCAAGGCCGCCCCTCGGCTGCGGCCGCTCCTGCCGGGCCACCAGAGATACTTGAAATGGCATGTCTACCGTGATGGATTGTTGACGCCGGCGGCCACCGACGCCGACTGCTGA
- the LOC120672180 gene encoding rhodanese-like domain-containing protein 8, chloroplastic isoform X3 — translation MASAVHQNCHRLLTLLLRPLPAPAPHPRVSFSPRPAGVRSFFPAPGCRLGTDAVALAEPELVPPEEEDDGTRFVVVTFYKFLPLEDPRAEVASHLHFLQYSGPHKDAAAYADWVKKDHRFCDMLVQTSPALAGHAFPRLKLRYKPSLVQLEGGSLHLPLLDPSMRAMPLTPSKWKERLEARACLDVSSSEMSGRKLLLLDVRNDYEWDVGHFEGVQRPNVDCFRSTSFGLSGEVSDPLNGVDKEKTDILMYCTGGIRCDVYSTILRCWWWLCRKKGFQNLYTLEGGVSNYLKAEGPAGWVGNLFVFDGRLSLPPATFRRPAACWPSSPSEEEKERRWVGRCYACGSEVVELRHRNCANIDCNRLYMSCGWCAEELAGCCCSDCKAAPRLRPLLPGHQRYLKWHVYRDGLLTPAATDADC, via the exons ATGGCGTCTGCCGTCCACCAAAACTGCCACCGCCTCCTCAcgctcctcctccggcctcTCCCCGCCCCGGCTCCCCACCCCCGCGTTTCCTTCTCGCCGCGCCCTGCCGGTGTCCGTTCCTTTTTTCCCGCTCCCGGTTGCCGCCTCGGTACAGATGCCGTTGCGCTTGCGGAGCCAGAGTTGGTGcccccggaggaggaggacgatggCACCCGGTTTGTCGTGGTGACCTTCTACAAATTCTTGCCCTTGGAGGACCCCCGCGCCGAGGTCGCCAGCCACCTCCATTTCCTCCAG TACAGTGGTCCACACAAAGATGCAGCGGCATATGCAGACTGGGTTAAAAAAGATCATCGGTTTTGTGATATGCTTGTTCAAACCTCACCAGCTTTAGCTGGGCATGCCTTTCCTCGATTGAAACTCCGGTACAAGCCATCACTTGTTCAG TTAGAAGGAGGGAGTTTGCATCTTCCATTGCTGGACCCTAGCATGCGTGCAATGCCGTTGACGCCGTCAAAGTGGAAGGAAAGACTTGAAGCTAGGGCATGCCTTGATGTGTCCTCAAGTGAAATGTCTGGAAGGAAGCTTCTGCTGCTTGATGTCAGGAATG ACTATGAATGGGACGTTGGGCATTTTGAAGGTGTTCAGCGGCCTAACGTGGATTGCTTCAGAAGCACTTCCTTCGGGCTGTCAGGAGAG GTGTCGGATCCTCTGAATGGCGTAGACAAAGAGAAGACAGATATACTGATGTACTGCACCGGCGGGATAAGGTGTGATGTATATTCAACAATTCTCAG ATGCTGGTGGTGGTTGTGCAGGAAGAAGGGCTTTCAGAATCTGTATACACTGGAGGGGGGAGTGTCCAACTATCTCAAGGCGGAGGGCCCCGCGGGGTGGGTGGGGAATCTGTTCGTCTTCGATGGCCGGCTatcgctgccgccggcgacgttCAGGCGGCCTGCTGCTTGTTGGCCATCATCACCATCagaagaagagaaggagagGAGGTGGGTGGGGCGCTGCTATGCGTGCGGATcggaggtggtggagctgcgCCACCGCAACTGCGCCAACATCGACTGCAACCGCCTTTACAT GTCCTGCGGGTGGTGCGCCGAGGAGCtggccggctgctgctgctccgacTGCAAGGCCGCCCCTCGGCTGCGGCCGCTCCTGCCGGGCCACCAGAGATACTTGAAATGGCATGTCTACCGTGATGGATTGTTGACGCCGGCGGCCACCGACGCCGACTGCTGA
- the LOC120672180 gene encoding rhodanese-like domain-containing protein 8, chloroplastic isoform X4: MASAVHQNCHRLLTLLLRPLPAPAPHPRVSFSPRPAGVRSFFPAPGCRLGTDAVALAEPELVPPEEEDDGTRFVVVTFYKFLPLEDPRAEVASHLHFLQGRDIHGRIYLNEQGINAQYSGPHKDAAAYADWVKKDHRFCDMLVQTSPALAGHAFPRLKLRYKPSLVQLEGGSLHLPLLDPSMRAMPLTPSKWKERLEARACLDVSSSEMSGRKLLLLDVRNDYEWDVGHFEGVQRPNVDCFRSTSFGLSGEVSDPLNGVDKEKTDILMYCTGGIRCDVYSTILRCWWWLCRKKGFQNLYTLEGGVSNYLKAEGPAGWVGNLFVFDGRLSLPPATFRRPAACWPSSPSEEEKERRWVGRCYACGSEVVELRHRNCANIDCNRLYMCVVVS; this comes from the exons ATGGCGTCTGCCGTCCACCAAAACTGCCACCGCCTCCTCAcgctcctcctccggcctcTCCCCGCCCCGGCTCCCCACCCCCGCGTTTCCTTCTCGCCGCGCCCTGCCGGTGTCCGTTCCTTTTTTCCCGCTCCCGGTTGCCGCCTCGGTACAGATGCCGTTGCGCTTGCGGAGCCAGAGTTGGTGcccccggaggaggaggacgatggCACCCGGTTTGTCGTGGTGACCTTCTACAAATTCTTGCCCTTGGAGGACCCCCGCGCCGAGGTCGCCAGCCACCTCCATTTCCTCCAG GGACGCGATATACATGGTCGCATTTACTTGAATGAGCAGGGAATCAACGCTCAG TACAGTGGTCCACACAAAGATGCAGCGGCATATGCAGACTGGGTTAAAAAAGATCATCGGTTTTGTGATATGCTTGTTCAAACCTCACCAGCTTTAGCTGGGCATGCCTTTCCTCGATTGAAACTCCGGTACAAGCCATCACTTGTTCAG TTAGAAGGAGGGAGTTTGCATCTTCCATTGCTGGACCCTAGCATGCGTGCAATGCCGTTGACGCCGTCAAAGTGGAAGGAAAGACTTGAAGCTAGGGCATGCCTTGATGTGTCCTCAAGTGAAATGTCTGGAAGGAAGCTTCTGCTGCTTGATGTCAGGAATG ACTATGAATGGGACGTTGGGCATTTTGAAGGTGTTCAGCGGCCTAACGTGGATTGCTTCAGAAGCACTTCCTTCGGGCTGTCAGGAGAG GTGTCGGATCCTCTGAATGGCGTAGACAAAGAGAAGACAGATATACTGATGTACTGCACCGGCGGGATAAGGTGTGATGTATATTCAACAATTCTCAG ATGCTGGTGGTGGTTGTGCAGGAAGAAGGGCTTTCAGAATCTGTATACACTGGAGGGGGGAGTGTCCAACTATCTCAAGGCGGAGGGCCCCGCGGGGTGGGTGGGGAATCTGTTCGTCTTCGATGGCCGGCTatcgctgccgccggcgacgttCAGGCGGCCTGCTGCTTGTTGGCCATCATCACCATCagaagaagagaaggagagGAGGTGGGTGGGGCGCTGCTATGCGTGCGGATcggaggtggtggagctgcgCCACCGCAACTGCGCCAACATCGACTGCAACCGCCTTTACATGTGTGTCGTCGTCTCATGA
- the LOC120672180 gene encoding rhodanese-like domain-containing protein 8, chloroplastic isoform X2 encodes MASAVHQNCHRLLTLLLRPLPAPAPHPRVSFSPRPAGVRSFFPAPGCRLGTDAVALAEPELVPPEEEDDGTRFVVVTFYKFLPLEDPRAEVASHLHFLQGRDIHGRIYLNEQGINAQYSGPHKDAAAYADWVKKDHRFCDMLVQTSPALAGHAFPRLKLRYKPSLVQLEGGSLHLPLLDPSMRAMPLTPSKWKERLEARACLDVSSSEMSGRKLLLLDVRNDYEWDVGHFEGVQRPNVDCFRSTSFGLSGEVSDPLNGVDKEKTDILMYCTGGIRCDVYSTILRKKGFQNLYTLEGGVSNYLKAEGPAGWVGNLFVFDGRLSLPPATFRRPAACWPSSPSEEEKERRWVGRCYACGSEVVELRHRNCANIDCNRLYMSCGWCAEELAGCCCSDCKAAPRLRPLLPGHQRYLKWHVYRDGLLTPAATDADC; translated from the exons ATGGCGTCTGCCGTCCACCAAAACTGCCACCGCCTCCTCAcgctcctcctccggcctcTCCCCGCCCCGGCTCCCCACCCCCGCGTTTCCTTCTCGCCGCGCCCTGCCGGTGTCCGTTCCTTTTTTCCCGCTCCCGGTTGCCGCCTCGGTACAGATGCCGTTGCGCTTGCGGAGCCAGAGTTGGTGcccccggaggaggaggacgatggCACCCGGTTTGTCGTGGTGACCTTCTACAAATTCTTGCCCTTGGAGGACCCCCGCGCCGAGGTCGCCAGCCACCTCCATTTCCTCCAG GGACGCGATATACATGGTCGCATTTACTTGAATGAGCAGGGAATCAACGCTCAG TACAGTGGTCCACACAAAGATGCAGCGGCATATGCAGACTGGGTTAAAAAAGATCATCGGTTTTGTGATATGCTTGTTCAAACCTCACCAGCTTTAGCTGGGCATGCCTTTCCTCGATTGAAACTCCGGTACAAGCCATCACTTGTTCAG TTAGAAGGAGGGAGTTTGCATCTTCCATTGCTGGACCCTAGCATGCGTGCAATGCCGTTGACGCCGTCAAAGTGGAAGGAAAGACTTGAAGCTAGGGCATGCCTTGATGTGTCCTCAAGTGAAATGTCTGGAAGGAAGCTTCTGCTGCTTGATGTCAGGAATG ACTATGAATGGGACGTTGGGCATTTTGAAGGTGTTCAGCGGCCTAACGTGGATTGCTTCAGAAGCACTTCCTTCGGGCTGTCAGGAGAG GTGTCGGATCCTCTGAATGGCGTAGACAAAGAGAAGACAGATATACTGATGTACTGCACCGGCGGGATAAGGTGTGATGTATATTCAACAATTCTCAG GAAGAAGGGCTTTCAGAATCTGTATACACTGGAGGGGGGAGTGTCCAACTATCTCAAGGCGGAGGGCCCCGCGGGGTGGGTGGGGAATCTGTTCGTCTTCGATGGCCGGCTatcgctgccgccggcgacgttCAGGCGGCCTGCTGCTTGTTGGCCATCATCACCATCagaagaagagaaggagagGAGGTGGGTGGGGCGCTGCTATGCGTGCGGATcggaggtggtggagctgcgCCACCGCAACTGCGCCAACATCGACTGCAACCGCCTTTACAT GTCCTGCGGGTGGTGCGCCGAGGAGCtggccggctgctgctgctccgacTGCAAGGCCGCCCCTCGGCTGCGGCCGCTCCTGCCGGGCCACCAGAGATACTTGAAATGGCATGTCTACCGTGATGGATTGTTGACGCCGGCGGCCACCGACGCCGACTGCTGA
- the LOC120672180 gene encoding rhodanese-like domain-containing protein 8, chloroplastic isoform X7, with protein MRSKMDNSLGGSHLSGLFNRYLLTECGQKGIRVKKSSRRGIQGRDIHGRIYLNEQGINAQYSGPHKDAAAYADWVKKDHRFCDMLVQTSPALAGHAFPRLKLRYKPSLVQLEGGSLHLPLLDPSMRAMPLTPSKWKERLEARACLDVSSSEMSGRKLLLLDVRNDYEWDVGHFEGVQRPNVDCFRSTSFGLSGEVSDPLNGVDKEKTDILMYCTGGIRCDVYSTILRCWWWLCRKKGFQNLYTLEGGVSNYLKAEGPAGWVGNLFVFDGRLSLPPATFRRPAACWPSSPSEEEKERRWVGRCYACGSEVVELRHRNCANIDCNRLYMSCGWCAEELAGCCCSDCKAAPRLRPLLPGHQRYLKWHVYRDGLLTPAATDADC; from the exons ATGAGGAGCAAGATGGACAATTCACTAGGTGGGTCCCACCTATCAGGGCTCTTCAACCGTTATCTTCTAACAGAATGTGGACAGAAGGGCATACGGGTAAAGAAAAGTTCGCGCAGGGGCATACAG GGACGCGATATACATGGTCGCATTTACTTGAATGAGCAGGGAATCAACGCTCAG TACAGTGGTCCACACAAAGATGCAGCGGCATATGCAGACTGGGTTAAAAAAGATCATCGGTTTTGTGATATGCTTGTTCAAACCTCACCAGCTTTAGCTGGGCATGCCTTTCCTCGATTGAAACTCCGGTACAAGCCATCACTTGTTCAG TTAGAAGGAGGGAGTTTGCATCTTCCATTGCTGGACCCTAGCATGCGTGCAATGCCGTTGACGCCGTCAAAGTGGAAGGAAAGACTTGAAGCTAGGGCATGCCTTGATGTGTCCTCAAGTGAAATGTCTGGAAGGAAGCTTCTGCTGCTTGATGTCAGGAATG ACTATGAATGGGACGTTGGGCATTTTGAAGGTGTTCAGCGGCCTAACGTGGATTGCTTCAGAAGCACTTCCTTCGGGCTGTCAGGAGAG GTGTCGGATCCTCTGAATGGCGTAGACAAAGAGAAGACAGATATACTGATGTACTGCACCGGCGGGATAAGGTGTGATGTATATTCAACAATTCTCAG ATGCTGGTGGTGGTTGTGCAGGAAGAAGGGCTTTCAGAATCTGTATACACTGGAGGGGGGAGTGTCCAACTATCTCAAGGCGGAGGGCCCCGCGGGGTGGGTGGGGAATCTGTTCGTCTTCGATGGCCGGCTatcgctgccgccggcgacgttCAGGCGGCCTGCTGCTTGTTGGCCATCATCACCATCagaagaagagaaggagagGAGGTGGGTGGGGCGCTGCTATGCGTGCGGATcggaggtggtggagctgcgCCACCGCAACTGCGCCAACATCGACTGCAACCGCCTTTACAT GTCCTGCGGGTGGTGCGCCGAGGAGCtggccggctgctgctgctccgacTGCAAGGCCGCCCCTCGGCTGCGGCCGCTCCTGCCGGGCCACCAGAGATACTTGAAATGGCATGTCTACCGTGATGGATTGTTGACGCCGGCGGCCACCGACGCCGACTGCTGA